In the Bacteroidales bacterium genome, TTCGTCAGGCAAAAATAATCCCACACAGCACCCCATGGAAGAGCTTTTGCTTCCTCCATGAGGGCAAGTTTCTGAAAGCCCTGGTTCTTATCTTCATAAGCCCTGAGTTCCTTTGAAGGCTCAAGCAAAGCAAAGAGAAAACTC is a window encoding:
- a CDS encoding L-rhamnose isomerase (catalyzes the formation of L-rhamnulose from L-rhamnose) — protein: SFLFALLEPSKELRAYEDKNQGFQKLALMEEAKALPWGAVWDYFCLTNNVPVGADYISEIEKYETKVLSKR